Part of the Xiphophorus couchianus chromosome 8, X_couchianus-1.0, whole genome shotgun sequence genome is shown below.
catcaaatcttttaaaaagacataCTTTACATGTTGAATTACCAGCGGGCATTTGACCAAACAGTCCTGTTATCGGGATACTCCGCGTGCACATGCGTTCATTTGACTGCCGTCTGCCGACTGTCACCAACCTAATGTAACCCGCCGTCTGCCGGCGAGAAACGATCCTGTTGAGGCAAAAGTTCAGCTGATTTCGGAAGGGGGGGGGGAACCCAATAATCTAGAAAACTGATACCAGCACTGCAAAATGAACGCAAAATGTCTGCGGTCTAAACAACGGTCTTCAAGTTTTAGTTAAACGAAAGTTTGAGGAAGAAAGTTTATTCTTGTGAACATAATTTATCCGATTACAAAATCAAAGCATCTGATTATCAAAGTAAATCAACTCTTCTAGCGAAACATCTATGATAAATAGACCTAATATAATgtcattattaattttttattttgtttctaaacatACAACTCACGTGAGTCAGAGCAACTATTTGCAAAAGCACTATGGAATTTTTCTTCACTATAAGAAAGTACTTGACTATATTGTGCAAACATCTCCAGCTGAGTGATTTATACGCAGGACGTAAACAGAATCTATTGGCATTTCACTTCTAAGAGAAAGAGAGCACTATTTGACCTTTGGCCTATTAAGGAACGTTTCCAAACACTGACAATTGCACTTTTGAACCTAACCTTCATGGTCATACTTATATACGTAGATATATAAGTGTGAgagtgtgttaaaaaaaaaaaaaaaaacattgtcatgATATTGCAAGCTAAAATACAGTACATAAAATATGCTGCCGTAAAGCTGCAGCACTGCTTTGTTTGAAACGGGAGACAGAAAAGTCCTGagggaaacacagagagaggcTATTATTGCACAGCAAATGTTCACACAGCTTTTTAAGACCGAGCTCTCGGCGTGTGAGCTGTCCAGGCTTTGGCAACTGAGCCACCAAATGTGCCGCAAAGCTCCCACCAACTCTCCAATTACCAGCCAAGCCTCCGTCTGGACAGAAACACAGACGCAGGTCTTCCTTTAAGTCTCCTCCAGGAGCTTCCTGAGGTTCCTTTGAATCTACGGCGAAAGAGCAAGAGGAGAGACAAGACAGAGGGACATCGATTAGCCGTTTACGATAGGCCGCtgtatatttgttaaaatagaACTATGGTCTTGCGCGGGACAAGTTGATTTTTGCTCTTTGTCATCTCTATGGGCTGAATAGTTAGCTTagtaactgatttaaaaaatagtgtTGCTTTGTGAAACTGTGAGCATTCGCAGGATGCTAGAGGGTgaaaaaacaatacttttacTTGCCATCACTGGCCATTgcgttaacaaaatgaaacccgGAGATGTAGGTGTTATTAATTTGGTGCAGCGCGCCACAGCAATTggaaaataacgcagaaaaatCATTATTGGATGAATATGGAGCGTAAAGCTACTAATGTCTCCAGTATTAGGAATGGTTTGAACCacattttctcctctttgaaggcttaacttttcattttctctgccATTAATGTTCGTCCCCAACCCGAAAGGGACGAACATTACCTGAGTTTAAGGTAATATGTTTGAGTTTCATCAATAGCTTGTCAGACTCCATTCAGCAGCTGTTTTCTGTATGAGTTTATCAATTACTCATACTTTTATGGAGGAATTTTGGTCCTCTctcaattatttaataaaactgatGGTTTTCAGATTGACATTCTTCTGTAGCAATGTGCTaatgccattttttattttgttgcaaattttttttagataatcaCATCAGAACATAACTGAGGTTAAGACTTTAAACTATCTCTAAGCTCCACTACTAACTTGCACACCGCTATTTACTGACTTGACCCTCAGACCCAGCCGGTCAGCTCGACTCGTGATTCATAAGCAGGTGACGGGGTGAATCTTTGCAGCTGAGACACTGAGCTGAGGAGTCTTTTGACCTAGATCTCAGGGCACGGGATCcctggaaatgttttatgaaagtgAAGTCAGTCTTAGCCAACTTCACTAGGAAGGATTATTTTACATCCTGAATGTGAAGGGATTTCCTAAAAATGGTCATGCAAAAAAAGCCTTACTGACGCAATAAAACTGTATCTTTCACACAGGGCTGGCCCAAGCCTTTTTGAGGCCGTGAGCCCTCTCCCCACCCCGATTACCAGCAGGTCAACACCAGACACTCCATCATTCCTAGGCTACTCTAAGTGTGTAACAAACCTACTATCATTAGCACCATTTGTAGCTAGCTTAAACTGTAGTGGTTTTGTTATGGTTGAACCTTGTTGGTTTGAACCTTACAGGAGAagcaaactaaaaatatttggattttgaaatgcagagtggtatttaatattattttaactattttaaagttaaaataataaaacactaaatttacagtaaacaagttaACAAATTTAATATCTTTTATTTCCCCGACAGTGGCAGAAGCCAGCAGCAGGAATGTGTGCCAACTAtgaaaataatatagaaaatgattttttcaaGTCTAGTTTGTATTcagtgtttaagaaaaaaatatatatatcatccTAGCTTTTTGCCCCCGGTGGTTTGGAGGCCGTATGCAGCCATGTGCCTCGGGATGGATCTCATTTCCTCTCAAATTCCAGTATATTGTTATAAGAAGCCTGTGAAATTCCCACCATTTTTGACCCCATTCagtttaaatgcagttttaccaaatactaaggaaatgtttgtaaactggaaaatagaaaaaaaacaaaaaacatttactcttAAAATGtgggcatttagcaaatagaaaatcTTTTGAAGATCCTAACTGAAGGTTCaaactgatttaatgtcagaaagcGAGTTTCTTTAAACCATTTACATTTCTAGATTAGCTCCCAGTTGTACATATCAAAGCGGACTCATGTTTTCTCTGGACAGAACCAGGTAAAAGCTTCCCCTCTTGTTTACAGTCATCATTCTAGCCGAAGCCGCTCTGCTGCGGGAGGTGGGTTCATGTTTACTCTGCAAACATGAACAgattgtgttttacatttatagTAACTCTTCAACATGATTTTCCTAATCTTAAAAGCGGCCCTCTGAAACGGTCACTTTGCTAAACCTTCGGCTAAGAGGCGATAACAGCGAGTTAATACACGGTAGATTTGTGCAGTCAGTAAATGAGCAGAGCAAACCTTCTCTAACTTGAACAGGTTAGTGGAAAGCTCCCCGTAGATCTCAGCGTTCACTTTGACCTGCGACCTCTGGCTCCCAGCATTTCTGCAACAAgatttgcttttattaattatttagcaGATCGCAGACGTAGCGTGCTACTTGTGATTAAAAATTATCTGGAAGCACGGTGCTGAAACTTTCCGGGCTCTCACTCGTTATCAACGAGTTCCCCCATCGACAGCAAGGAGTTCAGGCGGTGCTCAAGAGCCACAATCTTGAAGGCCATGTAACAAGAGGACAAGACAAGAACGCTGACTCTGtggagacaaagaaaaaagaccaaaaaaaatagCAGCATGTGTTGCAATCCTCGATCCGCTACACACAGAACAATCATTACAACGCGGAAAGACAGCAGCTGGTTGACTACTCATAACATTCAGGCGATTACTCACAAAAACAGATAGATGAAGAGGATGACGTGTAAGGACTTTGGCTGCGAGGACGAGTCTTTTGGTGTAAGTCCATGTGGCGGCTTGCTTTGGCCTACAGTCGCGGATAAAAAGAGGGAAAATATGTCATGCTGTGAGGTGGAAAGTAGGAAAATACATTCCtaccttttaaacattttcaatagcGAGAATTCATATTTTCATGTATCTAGTAGTGGAGAGGCGCTACTTCTCTCTGGCatgatgggggggaaaaaaggaattCTAGATTACAGATCTTCAAATAGCTTGTGAACTTTAGCCTTGGTTTTGCTAAATCTGGCATTTCAGAAACAGTTTCTGTACCATAAGTCCAGTTAAAGATTAATTTGAAGTTGTCTAGAGTTAAAACAGGTTGTTTATTGGCGCCTTTTGAAGTGgaagtattatgtgttttccagccacatggtgccattttaaagtacaatcaagtaactatgttaccttcagttattataaaaatgctatatatgtaaaatatgacaaaaaaaagtttgacttCGACGCCTTGAAATCTGGCCTTTTGTCTGcgtgctctttctgaaactacgcattcaggaagtcatcattaATAATCAGCTCAGCAGATAAACtgttctaccaggtgtttgctaattgctcccagctagtctgaaggagctgagtgggagacGGGGCGGTgttctgtgaggtggaagcttggaCGTTTGGAAACAGAagttctgaggaggagcttcgtctcCGAAGGCGGAGCCAGGTCCAACCAGACGTTTGGCTCAGCTGAATGGTTGGCATGGAGATTAacggatttctcaaacatgcacaaaagaATGAAGGTAACGGTCCaggtttttgatgagggaataacattataacatgacgtaaagctcaaaaaagtcaattttacacaaCGATGcccctttaaacttttttgaatGAGTGCATTCagtcaaaatccaaaaatgctAATCTGTAAAATATAATCAACATGGCAAATTaaggtaatttttttgtaattcctGCCATCATTAACCTCTGGTtgggttttgttctttggaatATGTAAGAAGAAGAATttagaaaatgaggaaaatcaaacatttcccaAACCCCGTTTTCTCTTTCCATTGTTATCCATGCCTGGAAAACAATAAGACACTTTTCAACACTTCACGGGAGCGCTGACATCTACAGTAACCTTTTGACTGGACGCGCTGCAGCTCTGAGATGTAGCAGAAGCCTGGAAACGGTCAGCTTTGCCGTAAATAAAGACGACCTTGGGCTGCCTCCAAAAATCCTCCATCAGGCCGATTCAACAAGCAACGCTCTGATTTGTAGCTTCTGACCTGAACAATGTGCCAAGAATACGTTTACTTTACATCCACTCTCCTTGTCTAGAGGTACACACATAGATCAGCGCGGTCTATGTGATAAAGCAGGAGCGGTTTGAACTGTGTGAGAAACAACCGACTCCAAACATTAAATTACGGTgtcagaatggcccagtcaaagtccaggtcTAAATCCAATTTAGAATCAAAGGTATGACTTGAAAACTGACACATGTGATATGTTCCTTCCACTTTGTGATGATCGTACACTAGGGTTGGGTGATAGGACTTACAATTTATTACGATATTTTGCAGTACTATTGTGAAAACAAAGAGTTACGATAAAAAAACTGTATTGAAAAAgacttttacttattttttaggtaactgcatGCTGCAGACTTTGTGTCGCCACAGCATAAatgctgctcttgaaaaacattcctatttgaaATAAGCTTCTTCAGGACGCCACGCCCTGAATAGTGATATATATTATTAATCTAAACATAGAGacttcatttaatcatttaatctcTGAATTTACTGATATCTATACATTTTCTCGTGGAcaaaacagtggagaaaaaaagtagaaatgacATCTTAGTCcgtttttttcaacattaactGGAATTTATCGGGGCAACTaatcatgacaaaaacaaattcacaataaatgacaaaCGATACGATGAATTGCTAATAAAAAGACATCCTCCAGAcatattaaaaatcaataaattcacTTTGAACAACCTTCTGTGGTGAAGAGACAAACTGTGCTCATGTTGGACACATGTTGCTCTCATAACTATCAGGACAAAATGAAGCAATGACAATTAAACAGATTATTCCTCAACAtgttgagactttttttttgttgttttttttttaacttcaggaCTTAAATACCATTTTTGAGCGCGGCTCCGTGCTTTTGGCTCGGGTTCCGGAGGTGAATGTCTGCGTGGACCGAAACCTCTCTGGTCTTTGCTGCACTCAGAAATGTGTCTGGGAGGCTGCTGAAGTCTGTGACATAAACAGAGAGAAGCTGTCAGCCCagttacttgagtaaatattAACACTACCTTAAAATACTTAACAAATCAACAAGTGCTCTTGCCATTTAAGTCCAGAAAAAGCATGAGGGGAGTCTATTAGCTAAATAGACTAGCTAGTACTCTAACTGACAGCTAATAGACTAGTATGTACTAGTCTATTGTAGTTAAATAGCTTACTAACTACAGTCTAACTACTAGGTAGTAGCTAGACAACTAACTAAGCTATTCGTCAACCTCCTAAAGACTAGCCTATTTTGCTAAATAGACTAGCTAGTACTCTAACTCCCAGCTCTAGTCTATTAGCTTGTAGTTAAATAGCTTACTAACTACAGTCTAACTACTAGGTAGTAGCTAAATAGACAACTAGCTAAGCTATTTGTCAACTTTCTAAATAGACTAGCTAGTCTATTTCGCTAAATAGACCCCAAAACCAATAATAGTCTATTTAGCTAATAAACTGTTagctaaagattattttagtcCCTAAGGGGGATTAGTAGCGTTTTTCTGCAAACTGTTCTCGTTGTAGAAAGAATCCTGCTTGGTTTTTGTTGCCCTAAACAAAGACTATGACATCTGAAGCCTTTCAAAACAAGGACACCATGACCGTGAGCAGGTGGGGTCCATggtattttattgtaataacaAAACACACACCGCTTATTTTATCATAATCTGGAGTCTGCGACCCAGAGCTGCTGCTCTCCATCATGTCCTGCCGCCTCTGGTGCACAACTCCATCCAGGTCGGAGAAGTCTCCAGTGAAGTCCTGCGGCGCACACGCAGCAAAGCACACAGCAAGTCCCAGTGGGGTGTTGAGTTACACGACAACAATGCACGTCCGCATTCCATCACAATGGATCAGGTACAATGAATTAGTCCTGAACAAACATGGCAGAAAATGGAAGGACCCGACCCCTCACTGACCAGAGGAAGCGACGTGGAGCAGCTAGCTCTGAAGCTGTTTTCACAGGAGGAAGCTACAGGGCTGCTACTTATCTTATCCACCTGCAATGACAACATGCAGGGTTTTAGAAGAATAACTGGAAGTACTGGTGGAAATCTCTACAAACCCCCCAAACCAGACAGTATGTTTGGAAATTGTTCCGTTTTGTTTGAACGATTGGTTTTTTTTGAGATACTGGTTCCATAAATGACCCGataacttcaaaaatatttaaatatatggtTTAATGCAATTATCTGTAGTGGTGCTCTTTATGTACCTGACGCATGAAACTAGCCTATTTATGCTAGTAGGTGTGTTATATTTTTGTAGTACCTGAATTTTGGGGGAACTAAATACGtgtaatatatttcaaaaacaaaatttattaatcaagtaaattttttaaatatatgtttcaTTGTTATTGacataaatgcaacaaattacTACAAATTCCCAATTAACACCCATCGCTactagaaattaaaaaaaattacctaaCAATGCTATTTCCTTAGCTAGCTATGTCTAGCTAGCTAACTTCATATAGAGTTATGCTAGTTTAGCTTAATCCAAAACAATTTTTGCTAGCTTGgtcattttttgcaaaaagtacttttgaataTGCTATAAAGTTATATTGTATTAAGTAACTACAAATGTAACAAATTACCTGATTTTAAAGCCCCCAAACAACCAACAAAATGCACATGAAATAACACAAgagcattttattctttttgacTTTTGCATCTTCTTTTCTATGCTGGTCACTCACCGTATTTAACAGCATTTGAAACCAGAAAGTTAAATCCAGCTAACGTAACAGTAGTTGCTAAATGCTAATGACCCCTATCCTAATGATCTATCAGCCTATTGTAGTTATTttaagaagacatttaaaaaatacaaccaaCTAGTTCTTGGACATTACAAGAAGATGTTATTTACCTCCAGATGAGGGCAGATGgatttcagaaatttaaagGTGTTGTTTCGAGAGAGAAACGATACAAagacatgctaaaaaaaaagacaaaagaaaacatcacttttatgtttatattcTAAGAAGAACACCAATTGTACAATTTACGTACATCTATGTCTGTAGTTCCAATTACAAGAGCGTTTGGCACCAATAACGCagtcttagttttttttataagtttcaCCGACATCACTGGGATGGAAATCTGGCAACGAGGAAGCACAATTAACGACAACCGATCGGTATTGGAAATTTGTCATAAGTtccctgtttgcagtttttctttagcGTACCTTGATATCTTTGCCAAAGACTTTGGAGTGGAAGCAGATCCAGTTTTGCGAGacgaacattttgccctgataCAACATGTCTCTCTGCAGGGCGCAGGTGTAACCTGGTGGCAAACACGTATTCAGTTTCCAAAATGAAACAACCCAAACATGTCATCCAAACAGGAGGATAAAGAGCTTACTCTGTTTGAGCAGCTCATCTTTGCTGACCGCCTTGAATAACTTGTG
Proteins encoded:
- the LOC114149231 gene encoding GRAM domain-containing protein 2B-like isoform X3; its protein translation is MTSSEGNNEEERRQKRRGLAPADLQLLLDSESEPSESRKKPASVSRQKPVEPPSPMLSLSDFETKFDRKKSQTNQLSKTNAHYHKLFKAVSKDELLKQSYTCALQRDMLYQGKMFVSQNWICFHSKVFGKDIKISIPVMSVKLIKKTKTALLVPNALVIGTTDIDHVFVSFLSRNNTFKFLKSICPHLEVDKISSSPVASSCENSFRASCSTSLPLDFTGDFSDLDGVVHQRRQDMMESSSSGSQTPDYDKISDFSSLPDTFLSAAKTREVSVHADIHLRNPSQKHGAALKNGQSKPPHGLTPKDSSSQPKSLHVILFIYLFLVSVLVLSSCYMAFKIVALEHRLNSLLSMGELVDNENAGSQRSQVKVNAEIYGELSTNLFKLEKIQRNLRKLLEET
- the LOC114149231 gene encoding GRAM domain-containing protein 2B-like isoform X1; the encoded protein is MVPMSEQADAPLTPLSAPDQLPCKESRGKSLTSSEGNNEEERRQKRRGLAPADLQLLLDSESEPSESRKKPASVSRQKPVEPPSPMLSLSDFETKFDRKKSQTNQLSKTNAHYHKLFKAVSKDELLKQSYTCALQRDMLYQGKMFVSQNWICFHSKVFGKDIKISIPVMSVKLIKKTKTALLVPNALVIGTTDIDHVFVSFLSRNNTFKFLKSICPHLEVDKISSSPVASSCENSFRASCSTSLPLDFTGDFSDLDGVVHQRRQDMMESSSSGSQTPDYDKISDFSSLPDTFLSAAKTREVSVHADIHLRNPSQKHGAALKNGQSKPPHGLTPKDSSSQPKSLHVILFIYLFLVSVLVLSSCYMAFKIVALEHRLNSLLSMGELVDNENAGSQRSQVKVNAEIYGELSTNLFKLEKIQRNLRKLLEET
- the LOC114149231 gene encoding GRAM domain-containing protein 2B-like isoform X2; amino-acid sequence: MVPMSEQADAPLTPLSAPDQLPCKESRGKSLTSSEGNNEEERRQKRRGLAPADLQLLLDSESEPSESRKKPASVRQKPVEPPSPMLSLSDFETKFDRKKSQTNQLSKTNAHYHKLFKAVSKDELLKQSYTCALQRDMLYQGKMFVSQNWICFHSKVFGKDIKISIPVMSVKLIKKTKTALLVPNALVIGTTDIDHVFVSFLSRNNTFKFLKSICPHLEVDKISSSPVASSCENSFRASCSTSLPLDFTGDFSDLDGVVHQRRQDMMESSSSGSQTPDYDKISDFSSLPDTFLSAAKTREVSVHADIHLRNPSQKHGAALKNGQSKPPHGLTPKDSSSQPKSLHVILFIYLFLVSVLVLSSCYMAFKIVALEHRLNSLLSMGELVDNENAGSQRSQVKVNAEIYGELSTNLFKLEKIQRNLRKLLEET